Proteins encoded in a region of the Novibacillus thermophilus genome:
- a CDS encoding aspartate/glutamate racemase family protein codes for MEEAKIGVLMLDTTFPRLLGDIGNGLTFPFPVKYALVKGATVDRVVKEGDPSLLQPFVEGALTLQRQGVQAITTSCGFLSLFQKEIEQKVNVLFYASSLIQIPFVYRLVGKRGQIGVMTASKASLSSQHFKALGIHQIPMAVEGMDNMPEFTRCFVEGQEDMDADKVEKEVVGKAKTLVDNHPDVRAIVLECTNMSPYKERIKKAVNLPVFDIVSLTEFVYAALP; via the coding sequence ATGGAAGAAGCGAAAATAGGGGTTTTGATGTTGGACACTACATTTCCTCGACTTCTCGGTGACATCGGCAATGGGTTGACCTTTCCCTTCCCTGTCAAATACGCACTGGTCAAAGGGGCGACAGTCGATCGCGTGGTCAAAGAAGGGGATCCATCTTTGCTGCAGCCTTTTGTAGAGGGTGCCCTTACGTTACAGAGACAAGGAGTTCAAGCGATCACGACAAGTTGTGGGTTTTTATCCCTTTTTCAGAAAGAGATTGAACAAAAAGTAAATGTCCTGTTTTACGCTTCCAGCCTTATACAAATTCCATTTGTCTATCGTTTAGTAGGAAAGCGGGGACAAATTGGCGTTATGACGGCAAGCAAAGCATCCCTCAGTTCCCAACACTTCAAAGCGTTGGGGATACATCAAATACCGATGGCTGTTGAAGGGATGGACAACATGCCTGAATTTACGCGATGCTTTGTTGAGGGGCAGGAGGACATGGACGCAGACAAAGTAGAAAAAGAAGTGGTCGGAAAAGCGAAGACGCTTGTAGACAACCACCCAGATGTGCGGGCTATTGTTCTCGAATGCACCAACATGTCTCCTTATAAAGAAAGGATTAAAAAGGCTGTAAATCTGCCTGTATTCGATATCGTATCATTAACAGAGTTTGTATATGCCGCGTTGCCGTGA
- a CDS encoding NAD(P)/FAD-dependent oxidoreductase: MSYRVIVVGGGIIGTSIAYYLTKLGVEVTLIEAKDLASGTSGACDRAIMLQSKKPGPLLDLAIESAHMYADLEAELGADLEYRKCGGMILVETEQEREAIQRLVDQQQKAGLQVEFLSGAEARKRQPGLSKDVIGATWSDDDAEVNPLNVCFAMASAARKRGADIRLQSRVTGLITDRERVVGVEVSGEKIFADATVLSSGVWTPKLLAPLGLHVPIIPRRGQILVSERIPPMINSVILSGAYIASKMLKRASSGEKTDTAGIGLAIGQTKSGNLLIGGSREFVGFDRRPTAEVLHAISQTAVRVFPVLGSVNILRAFAGLRPYTPDKMPILGVVKEWSGLYIAAGHEGDGIALAPVTGKLMARVACGLDPGFDLRPFSLSRFQR, from the coding sequence ATGTCATACCGTGTCATTGTCGTTGGTGGAGGCATCATCGGTACGTCGATCGCGTATTACTTGACGAAACTCGGGGTAGAGGTGACATTAATTGAAGCGAAAGACCTCGCTTCGGGTACGTCGGGGGCGTGCGACCGAGCGATTATGCTTCAATCGAAAAAACCGGGGCCTTTGCTCGATTTAGCGATAGAAAGTGCTCACATGTATGCCGACCTCGAAGCAGAGTTAGGCGCAGATCTGGAATATCGGAAATGCGGTGGCATGATCCTGGTCGAGACGGAACAGGAGCGGGAAGCGATCCAGCGCCTTGTTGACCAACAGCAGAAAGCAGGGTTACAAGTAGAGTTCTTATCTGGAGCAGAAGCGCGTAAACGCCAACCAGGATTGTCCAAGGACGTAATAGGGGCGACCTGGTCTGATGACGATGCTGAGGTTAATCCGTTAAACGTTTGTTTTGCGATGGCCAGTGCCGCTCGAAAACGGGGAGCTGACATCCGTCTCCAATCAAGAGTGACTGGTCTCATCACTGATCGTGAACGAGTCGTAGGAGTTGAGGTCAGCGGTGAGAAAATATTCGCCGACGCCACTGTCCTATCGTCAGGAGTTTGGACACCAAAACTACTGGCTCCACTGGGACTTCACGTCCCGATCATTCCACGCCGGGGACAGATCCTCGTATCCGAGCGAATTCCACCGATGATCAACTCCGTGATTTTGAGTGGAGCCTACATTGCATCTAAAATGTTAAAGAGAGCAAGCAGTGGGGAAAAGACCGATACTGCGGGAATCGGCCTCGCGATTGGACAAACCAAAAGCGGAAACTTGCTCATCGGCGGCTCTCGCGAATTTGTGGGGTTTGATCGGCGGCCGACTGCAGAAGTTTTACATGCCATTAGCCAAACAGCTGTAAGAGTTTTTCCAGTTTTAGGGAGTGTCAACATTTTGCGCGCTTTTGCTGGACTTCGGCCTTATACTCCGGACAAAATGCCTATCCTTGGAGTGGTAAAAGAGTGGTCCGGCTTGTACATTGCAGCTGGTCACGAAGGGGATGGAATCGCCCTTGCGCCGGTAACAGGTAAATTAATGGCGCGCGTTGCGTGTGGCCTTGATCCAGGCTTCGACCTGCGTCCTTTTTCACTGTCGCGTTTTCAGCGTTAA
- a CDS encoding aspartate kinase gives MGLLVQKFGGSSLKSIERIQRAAKRIAQEVDEGHQLVIVVSAMGDTTDHLTDMAKTITPFPHPREMDQLLATGEQVSMALLCMALHQHGVKAVSLTGWQAGIITEDVHTEADIVEVQQEKILSHVEKGRVVVVAGFQGVTGDGEVTTIGRGGSDTTAVVLAAALGAERCDILTDVDGVYTADPRIVPHARPLPHICYDEMLALSRLGAHVLHPRAVACAMQNRVPLIVRSSFHEADGTRITETRATRSAIPVSGIACMEHLVNVTLALTKREPTVVNRLTAVAAHSSLVRDKGTRELSFLIKREHVPKLSAMLSEFKGSVERVDYEYDKALLSVVGAEADNPDIVSTVEEQLHRASIKGKSVTTSRHSVSCLICQEDVMKAANALHQAFDLDKAKEAVLQVSQFQ, from the coding sequence ATGGGTTTACTTGTGCAAAAGTTCGGCGGATCGTCTTTAAAATCAATTGAACGCATTCAGAGAGCAGCCAAACGCATCGCACAAGAAGTCGACGAGGGACATCAGCTGGTCATCGTCGTGTCCGCCATGGGGGACACAACCGATCATTTAACAGACATGGCGAAAACTATTACCCCTTTTCCTCATCCGCGGGAAATGGATCAACTACTTGCAACGGGCGAACAAGTGTCAATGGCGCTATTGTGCATGGCCCTGCATCAACACGGGGTAAAAGCTGTTTCGCTGACGGGCTGGCAAGCTGGGATTATCACTGAAGATGTTCACACTGAAGCAGATATTGTCGAAGTGCAGCAAGAGAAGATTTTGTCCCACGTCGAAAAAGGGCGCGTCGTCGTTGTGGCAGGATTTCAAGGGGTGACGGGAGACGGTGAAGTGACCACCATCGGACGCGGCGGATCCGATACGACGGCGGTCGTACTGGCAGCGGCTTTGGGGGCAGAACGCTGCGACATTTTGACAGATGTGGACGGCGTATATACGGCTGATCCCCGCATCGTCCCACACGCCCGGCCGTTACCCCATATCTGTTACGATGAAATGCTCGCCCTGTCTCGTTTAGGAGCACACGTGTTACATCCCCGGGCAGTGGCATGTGCGATGCAGAACCGCGTCCCTTTAATCGTGCGGTCGAGTTTTCACGAGGCAGACGGGACGCGTATAACCGAAACTCGTGCTACACGTTCCGCCATCCCCGTGAGCGGCATTGCGTGTATGGAGCATCTGGTAAACGTGACCCTCGCCCTGACGAAAAGGGAACCAACTGTCGTCAACCGTTTGACTGCTGTTGCAGCCCACTCTTCCCTCGTGAGAGACAAAGGTACACGGGAGCTTTCCTTTCTCATCAAGCGTGAGCATGTGCCAAAACTTTCGGCTATGCTCAGCGAATTCAAGGGCTCAGTCGAACGTGTCGACTACGAGTACGATAAAGCCCTCCTTTCGGTCGTCGGTGCCGAGGCGGACAACCCCGATATTGTCTCCACTGTTGAGGAACAATTGCACCGCGCTTCCATTAAGGGAAAATCGGTCACGACTTCCAGACACAGTGTATCCTGTTTGATCTGCCAGGAGGATGTCATGAAAGCAGCGAACGCGTTACACCAGGCTTTCGACCTCGACAAGGCGAAAGAGGCTGTGTTGCAAGTCTCGCAGTTTCAATAG
- a CDS encoding aldehyde dehydrogenase family protein: MSECVNFIDGEWVPSATGRFRDNLNPATGEVLGQVTQSDEGDLDRAVAAAVAAQQKWRLVPAPERADVLYRAGQLLKERKEELSQALTKEMGKVIAEARGEVQEGIDMAFFMAGEGRRLVGDTTPSELPNKFAMSVRAPVGIAGLITPWNFPIAIATWKAFPAIVGGNAVVWKPASETPVLANMLVGILEEAGLPKGVMNLVYGSGQVVGEAMVEHPDIDIISFTGSTEIGRSVAEKGGRHLKRVSLEMGGKNGIIVMDDADLKLAVDGIIWSGYGTSGQRCTAASRVIVHRAVKEQLEEMLLERIRNLTLGNGLDESVDVGPVINPSALNKIHGYVKIGKEEGARLLCGGEVADTGELAKGHFYQPTLFTDVEPFMRIAQEEIFGPVISIIPVDSLDEAITVNNSVAYGLSSSIFTQDVNRVFTAMRDLDTGIVYVNAGTTGAEIHLPFGGTKGTGNGHRDSGIAALDVFTEWKSVYVDYSGTLQRAQIDNN; the protein is encoded by the coding sequence ATGAGTGAGTGTGTCAACTTCATTGATGGAGAATGGGTACCGTCTGCGACCGGGAGGTTTCGGGATAATCTGAACCCGGCGACGGGTGAAGTCTTGGGGCAAGTGACTCAGTCTGACGAAGGCGATCTGGATCGGGCCGTAGCGGCGGCTGTTGCCGCACAGCAAAAGTGGCGCCTCGTCCCGGCACCTGAACGTGCTGACGTGCTTTACCGGGCCGGGCAGTTACTCAAAGAGCGAAAGGAAGAGTTATCGCAAGCACTTACAAAGGAAATGGGGAAGGTCATCGCCGAAGCGCGGGGCGAAGTGCAGGAAGGGATTGACATGGCCTTCTTTATGGCGGGGGAAGGGCGGCGGTTGGTCGGAGATACGACTCCGTCTGAGCTCCCGAACAAGTTTGCCATGAGCGTCAGAGCCCCGGTCGGCATTGCCGGACTCATTACACCGTGGAACTTCCCTATTGCCATTGCCACGTGGAAAGCGTTTCCAGCGATCGTCGGCGGCAATGCTGTCGTGTGGAAGCCGGCCTCGGAAACGCCGGTGCTGGCAAACATGCTGGTGGGTATTTTGGAAGAAGCGGGTCTCCCAAAAGGGGTTATGAATCTCGTTTACGGTTCGGGGCAAGTCGTCGGCGAAGCGATGGTTGAGCATCCGGATATCGACATCATTTCCTTTACCGGGTCGACCGAAATTGGGCGCAGCGTTGCAGAGAAAGGCGGACGCCACTTAAAACGCGTCTCGTTGGAAATGGGCGGGAAAAACGGCATTATCGTCATGGACGATGCCGACTTGAAACTGGCTGTGGACGGCATTATTTGGAGCGGTTACGGGACGAGTGGGCAACGCTGTACAGCGGCCAGCCGGGTCATTGTGCACCGCGCGGTAAAAGAACAGTTGGAGGAAATGCTCCTTGAACGCATCCGGAACTTGACATTGGGCAATGGCCTGGACGAATCGGTCGACGTCGGACCCGTCATCAACCCTTCCGCCCTGAACAAAATTCACGGATATGTGAAAATCGGCAAAGAGGAGGGAGCCCGCCTTCTCTGTGGCGGAGAGGTGGCAGATACAGGCGAACTGGCAAAGGGCCATTTTTATCAGCCGACCTTGTTTACGGACGTGGAGCCTTTCATGCGCATTGCGCAAGAAGAAATTTTTGGTCCGGTCATTTCAATCATTCCGGTCGACAGTCTCGATGAAGCGATAACAGTGAACAACAGTGTCGCTTACGGCTTGTCCAGTTCTATTTTTACGCAGGATGTCAACCGCGTGTTTACTGCGATGCGCGACCTCGATACGGGAATTGTGTACGTTAACGCAGGCACGACAGGTGCCGAAATTCACTTGCCTTTTGGCGGCACGAAAGGAACGGGCAACGGACACCGCGATTCCGGTATTGCAGCCCTGGACGTGTTCACGGAGTGGAAGAGTGTGTACGTCGATTACAGCGGAACTTTGCAGCGGGCACAAATTGATAACAATTAG
- a CDS encoding ornithine--oxo-acid transaminase: protein MTTQTATQRIIQDNEQFGARIDQPLPIVISRAEGIWVEDVEGKRYMDMLSAYSALSMGHRHPKIVQALKDQADRVTLTSRAFYNDRLGEFFRKLTALTKKDMILPMNAGAEAVETAVKTMRRWAYEIKGVPENQAEIVVCEGNFHGRTTTVISFSSEASYKRGFGPLTPGFKTVPYGDIDALKASITQNTAGFLIEPIQGEGGIRIPPQGYLREAYNVCRERNVLFAADEIQTGLGRTGRLFACDWEGVEPDLYILGKALGGGVFPVSAVAANEDIFQVWTVGSHGSTFGGNPLGCAVAMAALEVLEEENLVENASEMGEYMLGELKTIHNPHIRDIRGRGLLIGVELDTAARPYCERLKEKGLLCKETHGNIIRFAPPLIIGKEDIDWAIARVRQVL from the coding sequence ATGACAACACAAACGGCGACACAGCGCATCATACAGGACAACGAGCAGTTCGGTGCACGTATCGACCAGCCGTTGCCGATCGTCATTTCTAGGGCGGAAGGCATTTGGGTTGAAGATGTAGAAGGAAAGCGGTACATGGATATGCTCAGTGCCTATTCCGCACTCAGCATGGGACACCGTCATCCCAAAATCGTTCAGGCGTTAAAAGATCAAGCCGATCGCGTGACACTTACGTCTCGCGCGTTTTACAACGACCGGCTGGGCGAGTTTTTCCGCAAGTTGACGGCGCTGACGAAGAAAGACATGATTCTGCCGATGAATGCCGGAGCGGAAGCGGTGGAAACAGCCGTGAAGACGATGCGCCGCTGGGCGTACGAAATAAAAGGCGTGCCTGAGAATCAAGCGGAGATCGTCGTGTGTGAAGGGAACTTTCACGGCCGGACGACGACGGTGATTTCCTTCTCCTCTGAAGCGTCGTACAAGCGGGGGTTCGGGCCTTTGACGCCGGGATTTAAAACAGTTCCTTACGGGGACATTGACGCACTAAAGGCATCGATCACACAGAACACGGCCGGATTCCTCATCGAGCCGATACAAGGAGAAGGTGGGATACGCATCCCGCCCCAAGGTTATTTGCGCGAAGCGTACAACGTCTGTCGCGAACGGAACGTGTTGTTCGCCGCAGACGAGATCCAAACCGGACTCGGGCGTACCGGACGCCTTTTTGCCTGTGACTGGGAAGGTGTAGAACCGGACTTGTACATTTTGGGCAAAGCTTTGGGCGGCGGAGTGTTTCCAGTGTCGGCCGTTGCAGCGAACGAAGACATCTTCCAGGTTTGGACCGTCGGTTCCCACGGGTCGACGTTTGGTGGAAATCCCCTCGGCTGCGCTGTTGCGATGGCGGCTCTGGAGGTGCTTGAGGAAGAAAACCTCGTAGAGAACGCGTCTGAAATGGGCGAGTACATGCTAGGAGAGTTGAAGACAATTCACAACCCGCACATTCGCGATATTCGCGGGCGCGGTCTGTTGATTGGGGTCGAGTTGGATACAGCGGCACGGCCTTACTGTGAACGCCTCAAAGAGAAAGGGCTGCTCTGCAAGGAGACCCACGGTAACATTATTCGTTTTGCTCCTCCGTTAATTATCGGAAAAGAAGACATCGACTGGGCGATAGCGCGCGTACGTCAAGTGTTGTAG
- a CDS encoding sodium/proline symporter, translating to MDRVILTELIVYCAVMLLLGYYFSRKKLTQSDFLLGGKKLPGWALAFSERATGESSWLLLGLTGFTFANGLSAIWVCIGIAVGISCAWLFLAKRFMRETNAHNLLTIPDFLSLKFQAHARLIRWTATLLIVSFFMFYLGAQFAGAGKTLFSTFDLDITAGILLTALIVVVYASLGGFMSVVWTDVIQSLLMVITLVVLPVVALFHIAASDLSIGSALANAPEGVDSWTGGLTGFGLGLLIVNNLAWFFGYLGGQPQLTSRFMALRNEKEARTASVVGIIWTVLAYGGAFLIGITALTLYDPANFSDVETVLPHMVTDLLPSWISGILLAGILAAIMSTADSQLLVVTSSVSEDIMHKALGFNLTERQLVAVSRVTTVVAGIVGLVIALTSESLVYLVVSWAWAGVGCTLSAAVILAFFWKRTSGIGIVATIVTGFLATVVWISTPLEEVFTSRAATFFMAMVAGVVFSLMFPDRPSYSKNEQKSATV from the coding sequence GTGGACAGAGTCATTTTGACCGAATTGATCGTTTACTGTGCTGTTATGCTCCTACTGGGCTATTACTTCAGCCGGAAGAAGTTAACGCAATCGGATTTTTTGCTCGGTGGAAAAAAACTCCCCGGGTGGGCCCTCGCCTTTTCCGAGCGGGCGACGGGTGAATCGTCCTGGCTGTTGCTCGGCTTGACGGGTTTTACGTTTGCAAACGGCCTTTCTGCCATTTGGGTCTGTATTGGCATTGCGGTCGGGATTAGCTGTGCCTGGCTCTTTTTGGCCAAAAGATTCATGCGCGAAACGAACGCCCACAACTTGCTCACGATCCCAGATTTCCTCTCTCTGAAATTTCAGGCCCACGCGCGACTGATCCGTTGGACAGCCACGCTGCTCATCGTCAGTTTCTTTATGTTTTACCTCGGAGCACAATTTGCCGGTGCCGGAAAGACACTGTTTTCTACGTTCGATCTGGACATTACGGCGGGTATTCTGTTGACGGCACTAATTGTCGTTGTATACGCAAGCTTGGGAGGATTTATGTCAGTCGTGTGGACCGATGTGATCCAAAGTTTGCTCATGGTGATCACACTGGTCGTCCTCCCCGTCGTTGCCCTTTTTCACATTGCTGCGAGCGATTTATCGATCGGATCTGCACTGGCGAATGCCCCGGAAGGAGTTGATTCGTGGACGGGCGGGCTCACCGGATTCGGACTGGGGCTCCTTATTGTGAACAATTTAGCCTGGTTTTTTGGGTACTTAGGTGGGCAGCCGCAATTGACGTCTCGATTTATGGCATTGAGAAACGAGAAAGAGGCGAGAACGGCGAGCGTCGTCGGCATTATTTGGACGGTGTTGGCTTACGGCGGTGCTTTTTTAATCGGCATTACGGCGTTGACCCTTTACGATCCGGCCAATTTTTCCGATGTGGAGACAGTTTTGCCGCATATGGTTACGGATTTGTTGCCGTCTTGGATTTCCGGCATTTTGTTAGCAGGCATTTTAGCCGCCATCATGTCAACTGCAGATTCGCAGTTGCTCGTCGTCACCAGTTCGGTCAGCGAAGATATTATGCACAAAGCGTTGGGATTCAACTTAACGGAAAGACAGCTTGTCGCGGTCTCCAGAGTGACGACCGTCGTCGCCGGCATTGTAGGTCTCGTTATTGCCCTTACGTCGGAGTCCCTCGTTTATCTCGTGGTCAGCTGGGCGTGGGCCGGTGTAGGATGTACGTTGTCAGCAGCGGTCATTCTGGCTTTCTTTTGGAAGCGCACGTCTGGCATCGGCATCGTGGCGACCATTGTCACCGGATTTTTAGCCACGGTCGTCTGGATCAGCACGCCGCTAGAAGAAGTGTTCACGTCCCGCGCAGCGACTTTTTTCATGGCCATGGTTGCGGGTGTCGTTTTCAGCTTGATGTTTCCGGATCGACCGAGCTATAGTAAAAATGAACAGAAGAGTGCCACAGTTTAG
- a CDS encoding sigma-54-dependent Fis family transcriptional regulator, which yields MKRFVKDVMIEISLTFTENISLGEAWAIMRERHLPGVPYVSREQSVEGIVSVENVTRDLLASGDHSQSVKHSVDRRCRYLEPSQHISDVWNKIYAYNIVLDNSQVVGIVREIDVLREYAREAEYRLKELDAVFEFAHNGIVAIDEYGTITSFNPAAEKISKVPKEEAVGKYISDVLKPKGLLEVVRSGKPRLGEKYKVGRRWYITNRTPIVQGGMIKGGVAVFQDISEIEEMSNQLEEVTHMNQELEAILQSSYDGVLVMGAGGDIIRANRSFLNMMHMHGAELEGMTLETVMQQKGFSTSFADLIQLKSTVTTIEKNEHTGEVLGISLTPFDNGISSGDDVRYVVNVRNLSELTELREALIKTRLLTEQYKEKLKPEKQNKGGLVAESKEMQNVLELAYRVANVDSTVLILGESGVGKEELAQYVHQNSPRADGSLVKINCGAIPDHLLESELFGYEPGAFTGAHKNGKPGLLEIAHNGTVLLDEVADLPLQLQVKLLRFLQDGVVTRVGGVKGKKVDVRIIAATNKDIQQLVEKGEFREDLYFRLNVVPITIPPLRKRRADILPLVHVFCRQFCEKYGLNKSFSPEALKKLLHYHWPGNVREMMNIIERCMITTKGNVIDVEQLPTDLFADRRAEDLVNVKGLLPLRKARSIVEKQLIDEAIRMFGTTYKAAEVLEVDQSTIVRKMKKMSEREGERSAKRM from the coding sequence ATGAAGCGTTTCGTAAAGGATGTCATGATTGAAATATCGTTGACGTTTACAGAAAACATTTCGCTAGGTGAAGCGTGGGCGATAATGAGAGAAAGGCATTTGCCTGGTGTTCCATACGTGTCGCGGGAACAGTCTGTGGAAGGAATTGTCTCTGTGGAAAACGTGACTCGCGACCTGTTAGCGTCAGGAGATCACTCTCAGTCCGTTAAACACAGCGTTGATCGGCGTTGCCGGTACTTGGAACCTTCCCAGCATATAAGCGACGTTTGGAATAAAATTTATGCCTACAATATCGTGTTGGACAATTCACAAGTCGTCGGGATTGTCCGCGAAATCGACGTGCTCAGAGAGTATGCCCGTGAAGCAGAGTATCGCTTAAAAGAGTTGGATGCCGTTTTTGAATTTGCACACAACGGGATCGTGGCGATTGACGAATACGGCACGATTACGTCTTTTAATCCGGCGGCCGAGAAAATTAGTAAAGTGCCGAAAGAAGAGGCCGTCGGGAAGTACATTTCAGACGTTTTGAAACCGAAAGGGCTGCTGGAAGTGGTGCGCAGCGGCAAACCCCGTTTGGGGGAAAAGTACAAAGTCGGTCGCCGCTGGTACATTACGAACAGGACGCCGATTGTCCAAGGAGGCATGATCAAAGGAGGGGTTGCCGTCTTCCAAGACATTTCCGAAATCGAGGAAATGTCCAACCAGTTAGAGGAAGTTACACACATGAATCAGGAACTGGAAGCGATTTTACAATCCTCGTATGACGGTGTGCTGGTGATGGGGGCAGGCGGTGACATCATCCGGGCCAACCGCTCATTTTTAAACATGATGCACATGCACGGCGCCGAACTTGAAGGGATGACGTTGGAAACCGTCATGCAACAGAAAGGCTTTAGCACATCGTTTGCAGATCTGATTCAATTAAAGTCAACCGTCACGACGATCGAGAAAAACGAGCATACCGGCGAGGTGTTAGGCATTTCGTTGACTCCGTTTGACAACGGCATCTCGTCAGGAGATGACGTGCGTTACGTGGTGAACGTCCGAAACTTGAGTGAGCTGACTGAACTTCGGGAGGCACTGATTAAAACGCGTCTGTTGACGGAGCAGTATAAGGAAAAGTTAAAACCTGAGAAACAAAATAAAGGCGGACTAGTCGCCGAATCGAAAGAAATGCAGAACGTCCTTGAGTTGGCGTACCGGGTAGCCAACGTCGATTCGACGGTTTTGATCTTGGGCGAGTCCGGTGTCGGAAAGGAGGAATTGGCACAGTACGTTCATCAGAACAGCCCGCGCGCTGACGGATCGTTAGTCAAAATCAACTGTGGCGCGATCCCGGATCACCTTCTCGAGTCAGAGTTATTCGGGTATGAACCGGGGGCGTTCACAGGGGCGCACAAAAACGGCAAACCGGGTTTACTGGAAATTGCGCACAACGGGACCGTACTCCTCGACGAAGTGGCAGATTTACCGCTCCAACTTCAAGTCAAACTGTTGCGCTTTTTGCAAGACGGCGTGGTCACCCGCGTCGGCGGCGTGAAAGGGAAAAAGGTGGATGTCCGAATTATTGCGGCGACGAACAAAGACATTCAACAGTTGGTCGAGAAGGGGGAATTTCGAGAGGATCTGTATTTCCGTTTAAATGTCGTTCCGATCACAATTCCCCCGTTGCGAAAACGAAGGGCGGACATTTTGCCGTTAGTGCATGTTTTCTGTAGGCAATTTTGTGAGAAATACGGTCTAAATAAATCGTTTTCGCCAGAGGCGTTAAAAAAGCTGCTTCACTACCACTGGCCGGGCAATGTAAGGGAAATGATGAACATTATTGAGCGCTGTATGATCACGACAAAAGGAAATGTCATCGACGTCGAACAGTTGCCCACGGATCTTTTTGCCGACCGGCGGGCGGAAGATTTAGTGAACGTCAAAGGGTTGCTTCCCCTTCGCAAAGCTCGGTCCATCGTCGAGAAACAGTTAATTGATGAAGCCATTCGGATGTTTGGAACGACGTATAAGGCGGCGGAAGTACTCGAGGTGGATCAGTCGACCATCGTACGTAAGATGAAAAAGATGAGCGAACGTGAAGGAGAAAGGTCAGCCAAAAGAATGTAA
- a CDS encoding CoA transferase subunit A has protein sequence MEKLQTISKAVQLLSDGDTVMVGGFGLCGTPFSLIDALAEQDKARNLTVISNNLGEPGRGLGKLLLSGHLKKAIGSYFTTNVDAVEAYNRGELDIELFPQGTLAEAIRAGGAGIGGFYTPTGVGTKLAEGKEIRDIDGTKYLFVKGLTADVALIKAHQADTLGNLTYAKTARNFNPLMATAAELVIAEVDEIVPTGSIPPEAVVTPHVYVDVVVESERYEKKGGHYVAKGS, from the coding sequence GTGGAAAAGTTACAGACGATTTCCAAAGCCGTTCAGTTGTTAAGTGACGGTGACACCGTCATGGTCGGCGGTTTCGGTTTGTGCGGGACCCCGTTCAGCCTCATCGATGCCTTAGCAGAGCAAGACAAGGCGAGGAATTTAACCGTTATTAGTAACAATTTAGGAGAACCGGGAAGAGGGTTAGGAAAGCTTCTTCTGTCAGGACACTTAAAAAAAGCGATCGGTTCGTACTTTACGACAAATGTGGACGCTGTCGAGGCGTACAACCGAGGAGAGTTAGATATTGAGCTCTTCCCCCAAGGGACGCTCGCCGAAGCGATCCGAGCCGGCGGTGCGGGAATCGGCGGTTTTTACACACCGACTGGCGTCGGAACAAAACTGGCGGAAGGAAAGGAAATTCGAGATATCGATGGGACGAAGTACTTGTTTGTCAAAGGGTTGACAGCCGATGTCGCGCTGATCAAGGCCCATCAAGCGGATACGTTGGGCAATTTGACGTATGCCAAGACGGCTCGTAATTTTAACCCCCTCATGGCCACTGCGGCCGAACTTGTCATTGCGGAAGTCGACGAAATCGTTCCAACGGGGTCGATTCCGCCGGAAGCTGTCGTGACACCCCACGTTTACGTCGATGTCGTCGTCGAAAGTGAGCGATACGAAAAGAAAGGGGGGCATTACGTTGCCAAAGGAAGCTAG
- a CDS encoding 3-oxoacid CoA-transferase subunit B, with product MSSSKVSDTKRKGGITLPKEASPERVRIAKRAAEEFRSGQVVNLGVGIPTLIPDYLTPAQDVHLQSENGLLGIGPTPEADEIDMDLISASKEPITMAAGASLFDSAFSFSMIRGGHIDVAVMGALQVSEKGELANWAVPGENILGVGGAMDLVSGAKRLIITMTHHTRDGKAKLVRRLTYPSSGLRRANTVITEHAVFTFKDGNMVLIEMHPDLTVDQLRDMTEASFDVSPTLKPLAVD from the coding sequence ATGTCGTCGTCGAAAGTGAGCGATACGAAAAGAAAGGGGGGCATTACGTTGCCAAAGGAAGCTAGCCCGGAGCGCGTGCGCATTGCGAAGCGGGCAGCTGAAGAGTTTCGATCCGGTCAGGTCGTCAATCTCGGCGTCGGCATTCCGACACTCATTCCGGACTATTTGACGCCGGCACAAGATGTACACCTGCAATCTGAAAACGGTTTGCTCGGCATAGGTCCAACGCCGGAAGCAGACGAAATAGACATGGATTTAATCAGTGCGAGCAAGGAGCCGATTACGATGGCGGCAGGGGCTTCTCTCTTTGACAGCGCCTTTTCTTTTTCGATGATTCGCGGCGGTCACATTGACGTTGCCGTCATGGGCGCCTTGCAAGTGAGTGAAAAAGGGGAACTGGCGAACTGGGCTGTCCCCGGGGAGAACATTCTCGGTGTTGGCGGGGCGATGGACCTCGTCTCTGGTGCCAAACGGCTCATCATCACGATGACCCATCACACGAGGGATGGAAAGGCAAAGCTCGTGAGGCGGTTAACGTACCCGTCAAGCGGTTTGCGGCGGGCGAACACGGTGATTACAGAACATGCCGTCTTTACGTTTAAAGACGGGAACATGGTGTTAATAGAGATGCATCCCGACTTAACTGTGGACCAATTGCGGGACATGACGGAAGCTTCCTTTGACGTGTCCCCGACATTAAAACCTTTAGCAGTCGATTAA